aaatcacgaatttgaactcatcagaccaaaggacagatatcCACTGGCCTAATgtacattgctcatgtttcttagcccaagcaagtctcttcttattattggtgtcctttagtagacattttgccttctggtaggccgtcattgtaaataagaatttgttcgtaactgacttgcctagttaaataaaggttaaataaaaaaattaaaaagaaatagttgtgatttctttgcagcaattcaaccatgaaggcctgattcacgcagtctcctctgaacagttgattttgagatgtgtttgatacttgaactctgtgaagcatttctttcggctgcaatttctgaggctggtaactaatgaaattatcctctgcagcaaaggtaactcggggtcttccttttctgtggcggtcctcatgagagccagtttcatcatagtgcttgaatggtttttgcgactgcacttgaagaaacttcaaagttcttgacattttccggattaactgaccttcatacaatgtagaaaattgttttttttgttgtttttttaaaccctggaatgagtaggtgtgcccaaacttttgactggtactgtagatattatatatatatatatatatatatatatatatatatatatatatatatatatatatatatagctacaAATACgatataaatgcaacaatgtttGATTCGCTCTTCTCTGACTCCATATCTCCTTATTtatctgtctctatatcacaTTAATTTACCGCTATCTATTTTCACTGTACCCCTCTCTTCTTGACACCATAGAGACCAACACTGACCCCAAATGGTCGTGCTGTGAAGAACATGTGTCTTAGATCATTATTGCAGACGCTAGGGTGAGGTGGCACTGCGAAATACTCAAAATAGCACGTGGCTTTCAAATATGCATACTCTTCTTATAGCAAGGCAACACTGTGGCATGGGCCAATTGCATGATCGACTAATAATGTGTGTCTGTGGTCTTTCATTACTGCATAATGTTGTCTGCTCCTTAGAGAGAGGGAGTACTGCAACTCCAACCTACATGGAAGAGTTGGGGTCAGTGCGGCAGTGTGAAAAGGGTAAGGGTGTGTGAGGGTAGACTCCTCAGCGCAGTGCGGATGCCCGGTCTGGCACATCTAAATAAGGCcttcagtgagtgtgtgtggctCTGGTGAGGAGCTCAGACACCCTATCCCCACACAGAGGTCTGGGCCTGGGCCTCCAGAGCACCCGGCTGGGTGACACACACCAGAGTTAGGCTCtctcaccccacacacacacacacacacacacacacacacacacacacacacacacacacacacacacagttccataATACAGGAGAGTGGCGACCTACTTGAAGTTCTCAGGGTGTTGGCTGAGCGCTAGTGTGAGGGTTTCGAGGGCATGTTGGTGGTGTTTCTGGGCACTAAGCAGAAGGGTCAGTAGGTGGAGGGAGTGCAGGTCGTCCCCACGCAGAGACAGAGCCACCTGCAGGGGATCCATGGCAGCTGCCACCTgctcacacacatacccacagtGAATGGGGAGAGGAGAAACCGAAGGACAAGAGACGCAGAAGATCCAAGATGGAGAACCACTATGAGGAGCCGTTATGGTGTGTGTactacagtatatgtgtgtgtggcagtgctGACTGACCTGGCGTACAAGAGCCAgctggagagacaggtagagagcaATCTTAGCATCATGGGGATCTAGTGCATGGGCTCTTCAGAGGAGAGAGATCACACTCAATGACAATGCAGAATAACACACAAACTGTAGTGTACGCTAACTATAAAAACAAACGCACAGGTTAAGACCAACCTAGATTGACAgagtggccttgtggttagatTGTCCAccctgagattggaaggttggGAGTTTGATCCCCGGCTGAGTCACAcaaaagactgtaaaaatgggATCCGATGTGTCTCTGCTTGGCATTCAGCATTAAGGAGATAGATTCGGGGTAAGGCCCTGTGATAGACTAGCgtgctgtccagggggtgtacttgtacatcaagctgcctcgcgctacagaaacaggagacggGCTCCTGCTCCTATGAGCCGTTCTGAATTGCACAAGCCAAGCCTCGTGGCAAAGGATACTTActtagactgacagagagaggttggTACGTACTTATGCAGATTTTGCAGTGCTCGTCTGTTGAACCCATCCCGATCAGCTTTCAGAGTGGCTGGAGAGAGATTAGGTACAGATGGACAAAACCATCAGTGGAAAACAAGGCATTTTGGGCGACATTTTCATAGTGGATTATAATGAGGTTTACGGTATTTATCGCACAGTTCTGAATCCTGAAAATATTAGTCGCCCTTTGCGAGTACCACCTCATATTCATTCCTACACAATTCACCTTGGAATTAAATACTGCACAGGCGACGGGGAAGGCCAATTACTGAAAGTGTGGATTATCAGGACAAGTGAGTTCAGTGGGTTCTCTCAATGGCGGATTCCAAGGGCCACCGTTTGTTAGAGGAAACCAATCCTGCCTCGTAGAGCATCTCATAGTGGTGTCTCTTACCGTCAGAGGCCTGCAGACTGCAGCACAGCCCCACAGTCAGGTACGCACGGGACAGGAACTCTGCAGCCTCCTCTCCCatggacaccacactctgagACAGGGCCTCAGCCTCCTCCAGCtatcacacacagatacacgcaaAGATAACGGCCCGATGTGGTATGGGTCTAGTCTGCTGAAGTACTTACTAACCTTGTGAGCTCAACTGTGAGATCAAGGGTTTAAAAGGCATGTTCAGTAGGTTTCGGATTGTCTTGTTTAGTGAGCTTTTGTGTTTGTATGGTATAGAGCGTTTGTATAGTCTGAAGGGCTGTATCGTGGGCAGTGTGTGGTTAGTTTAAGGACACTGTAGATTCAGGTGAAGAACAACGCACTAGAGTCCCCCGTGTGGCTGAGCTGGGACGAGGTAAAACCGTGTCACTCAGTGTGAGGTATGGGGAGGGGTCGGTGAATTGCCTTTGACACGGTGCCAGCAGAACAGCTGCTTAGActctccctgactgtcccccctcccctttactctctctttctatctctcccctccctcatcatcctcctcctcctcattctctatccctctctttctcagaatACGGACACTATCAACAAAGTTCCATacaatagaaagaaagagagccaTTATGTTATTATGGGATATATCCATTTGAATTGAGTTCCTTTTTGACAGTGTCCATTTTGATTTAAACAAAAGATATTTGCCCATGGAAATGGCTAAACATTTAGGAGATAAAGGTGCTCCTttattcaagagcatgttgtgtctcTACCGATGGCGGGCACAACACAAATGACCCAACTCAGATGATGTCAAATTAGGATCTAAGCTACAACATATGCGAATATGAAACAAAACGGAGTTGACACGTTTTTAGATAACGTTTAATGACATAAATGTCACCAAAAAATGTCATTTTTCCCCAAGACATTtaaaatagtttgacaaccctgtttgtaagcttttaaataATGTTAATCTCAACAGTTTGTTTATATTTTCCAGTGAttcatttttattttgtattgtttAATACTAACATAAGATTATTCAAATATGCATTATTAAATGCTCCAGGGGTAATTCCGTTAGCATGTTTTTCTAGATTTAGAACATAAAACAACATTTAAAAAGCAAACATTATGCTTTAGGTCTGGCAAAGCAAATACTTCAAAAGTTTAAGCATACTGTTGTAGAACAGtgttaaaaaaaacattgttttatagaatttggtggtacatccaactggcctcacaacagcagaccatgtgtaaccacggcagcacaggacctccacatctggcttcttcacctgcgggaccatctgagaccagccacctgcacagctgatgaaactgtgggtttgcacaaccgaggaatttctgcacaaacggtcagaaaccgtctcaggaagctcatctgcgtgctcgtcatcctcaccagggtcttgacctgactgcagtttggcatcgtaaccgacttcagtggacaaaatgctcaccttcgatggccactggcacactggagaagtgtgctcttcaaatcaaattgtattggtcacatacacctggttagcagatgttaatgcgagtgtagcgaaatgcttgtgcttcatgGATACATctcagtttcaactgtactgggcagacagcgtgtatggcgtcgtgtgggcgagtggttttctgatgtcaatgttgtgaatgGAGTACCCCacggtggcagtggggttatggtacaacgaacacaattgcatttttatcgatggcaatttgaatgcacagagataccgtgacaagatcctgaggcccattgtcgtgtcattcatccgccaccatcacctcatgtttcagcatgataatgcccagCCCCacgttgcaaggatctgtacattattactggaagctgaaaatgtgccagacttgtcacccattgagcatgtttgggatgctctggatcgacgtgtaagagagcttgttccagttcccgccaatatccagcaactttgcacagccactctattcccagtcatgtaataGGGCctaattagggcctaatttatttatttcaattgattgatttccttatatgaactgtaactcagtaaaatcttagaaattgttgcatgttgcgtttatatttttgttcagcgtaATAATATTGAAAACATTTGGAAAATTCTGAAaaaaaatcttttccctttttaaACTCCCTAAATGTAATTTTTACAATCAAATAATGCAACAAAAATCATATATATTTCTGTCAACAATAAAAATAACATTCCACAGTCGGACACAAATCCCTATTGGTCACTCCACTCCTACCAACTAGGGGTCAAAGACCCTCGAATGACTCTAGTCCCAAAGTCCCAGACCCTGACTCCTAGAAAATACAGTGCAAATGTGTAGTTCCAAGGGTCAAGATGTGTGTAATTTGTTGCTCTTTGGTCCCATAGTATCCTATTGTGATTGTAAGGCTGTAAGCTCCTTAGTCTCCCTAGCCACATCTGATCTCTAGCCCCTCTGTTGCCATGCCACCATGCGTCTCCTAATCCTACACTACCCCCCTCCTGGATCAACAACAGGCCAGGCTGGTTATCACAGTGGTTGGGGCGGAGGTGGGCGTTCGTGTGGAGCGCGGTTATGTAATAATGGTTGCGGCGATTCTGAATGGTGACCGACGGCCCGTATGGATGGTATGCATAGCATGTCGTGTAAAGGTAtcgtgaaatagagagagactgtgtgtgtcatTCACCCAGTGCAGTTGGCCGATGCAGACTTTGGCGGCCAACATGGGCAGTGAGGGGTCCTCGGGTCTCATCCTGGCACACTCCTTGAGCACAGACACGGCGCCCACACCCTGTAaaacacaggcacacacgcaTGGTCACTGACACGTCGAGAAaagttgtcacacacacacacacacacacacacacacacacacacacacactcatgcttaCGCACACTCTCCTACAGTGTAGACAGAGACAatctagtctactgatataacAGGAGCATAGATCACGCGCATATTTACTTTCCGTATAGAATAACACAGAAAGGGAGTCATATAGGTCATTCATcaatgcaccacacacacacacactctctcgctccctaacacacacagctGGCCCTAAATAGAAGCAGATCCGACGAcactgagccccccccccccccatccttatAGGGAGCAGCCTATTTCCAGAGTTCTGCATTGATCTGCGGTGTCACCTCATCCTGCAGGCAGCCAGACCGGGGAGGAGATTCGGTTCCAGATCTTTCGATCTGTCACACTCCTCATCTCTCGTCATCACTCAGTCCTTCTGGTTCACGCATTCTACTGACTAACGCACACACAACCTCACAGCAACATTTAGAGGATGAGTGATTACATATGCTTGCAAGCAGGTAGTATGCCAGATTAGAgtaggatagtgtgtgtgtgtgtgtgtgtgtgtgtgtgtgtgtgtgtgtgtgtgtgtgcgatgagCTCACCTTCCCACACGCCATGAGTGACAAGCCCAACTGGTGCCAGAGGTGGAACTCATTAAATGAGAACTTCATGGCCCGCTCCAGACactggaggacacacacacacacacacacacgagatatTAACCCACATTGTTGAAGGAGAGTGGGGTTGAAGGTTGAGGGTTAGATGTTAATCTGACTAGTGGCCCACGCCATGACACCTATGAGAGGAACGACGtcagtcaggcagacagacataaCCAGCGACGTGTTGTTAGCAAGACTAGTGATACCCTGCATGGGCCCCAACACGTGAGAGGGTTCACCTGTCTGGCCTAGTGAGGCAGTGCTCACTCTCATTCGcctggagagaaaaaaacactGCCAACCTGAACGTAAAGAGAGAGAAGCCTGGGtaagctagagagaaagagagagagggagagaataaggagaggaatagagaaagagggtgagagagtcagagattctcttagagaaagagcgagagagtccCTAAACCTGCTCAAAAGTGTACGACACAACAAGGACATGAAACAGTTGTCAGAGGCAAAGCTTTCCCTTCACACTGTGTAGCTAGTTAGGTTTCAGTACTTTGGCCTCCAGTGTTTTTTCGAGGCAGGCTTACCTCAGACAGCATGGCATACTGCCCCCTCCTGGCCATGCCGATGCTCAGCAGGTCGTAGACAGAGGTGGCGTCCTGCAGACTGGTCTCCCGCTCCTCCCTATGGTCGGGGGCTCGGCTGATGACTGCGTCTCCGCTGGCCTATAGGGGGCGGGGGGGAATCACATAGCTGTCTAGGATCCGATTCATACCAAGGCTGTTGCGGCAGAAGGCCTATGAAGTGGCTTAATCTGCTGGTGTCCTTTCCTTCACCTGTATAGACAGAACTAGCGAAAGCCAGCCTAACTCCTGTCAATACATTTTGAGATCAACGTAGAATCTACGTACTGCacattgtagatgaaggggagggcaCAAGAATATCCACAGGAATGTCCAATCAATGTCcaatcaacacaacacacaggtaaACAGCAATTTCAGTAATAGATATAGActcaggggggaaagagagagggagggagagagagagatactgtacttCAAAGTGATTGGTGGGAGGAATGGGAAAAGTGCCAGAGAAAAAGGAGAGGGACCAAGGAAGTTGGCTCTCTCAGGTATCTCTCACGTGCAGGCACATACACATGTACCAAACGTGTACACACGTACGTACGTGCACGCACAcatttgtgagagagagacagacagacagacagagcgagagatagGGCTGTCTCACCGTAGACTCTGTGATGAGCAGCAGGAGCACGGCCTCCTCAACCACGTCCTGGGGACAGAAGACGCTGCAGGGAAACACAGGAAACGGGAGCAGGAAGTGACACGTCACGCAACTGCCCCGCGCCGTGGCTAGATCGCAGGGAGCGTCCTGTTTCTACTTCACCTGCTCTCGTGATATAACACAACCCTCCGACCAACCCGACAGTACGCCACTCTCTCAGGTGTCTCTCACGCGCACGTGCACGCGTATAGTACACTCGTACACGTTTGTGCATGTGCTCATATTAACTGCCCTCTGGCTGAGCCCATGATGTACCAACTAAAGATACAATTGCAAGATACTGTCAGGGCACTTCTAAACAAGTAACCCATGACAACAAATCTGCAATTGATTTCCCTGAGTGCATTCTCACTCGTGCATGTTGtctggggtgtagggtttgataTCGTCTTGAGGATAGCGCAGACCCATAAGATCCTATCGTAGAGATGGCGGAATGGCCAAAGGTAGGTCCCCGACAAAGCCTTTGAAGTTCGACAATTTGCATGGGAGACGTAACCGAATAGAACTGGTCTCAGTGCGACATCTTGGAGCCTTGGGGGGGGAAAAAGGCAATGGAAGTGTGAACGCAATGTACAGTACGTGTGCTTCTATAGGAGAGGTGGCTGAAGTATACCGTTGATCGCCGAGCACTATAGTAGCATGGATAAACGCCTTAGCCGCAGAGCTTCTAGCCAATACGAGGTCAGAAAGTGGCGAGAACAAGTTATGTTCCATGTGTGGGTTTTGTATGAATGGAACAGTGGACGCCTCGGCCTCTAGGGAGGCCTGTCTTTGACCTTATTGATGCTCTGGGGTTATTTAAGCTCAACGGTTCAGTAGGAGTACACACAACCCCACTGTAGGGGAATGTGAGCTAATCTCTCAAGCCAGTGCTAATGCTGAATGGGGATTGAGTAATACCAGTGGATTAATGGGACTACACATGTATAGAAAAgacaagagaggggagagagagagagagagagagagagagcgagagagagagagtggaaggaagGAAATAAGTAGGAGGTATCGACCTGTCAGTACTGTAGCGTTGGGGTGGTTTGGGAGAGGGGTACATGGCATCCTTTGGGCCGGCGTTCCCTTCTCTCTGCAGCCAGGCGGAGGGTGGGAGAGACATGGGCGCCCAGTAGCTGTCCTCACTCACCGAGCTCAGCAACACCTCAGCCAGCTTCCGCGCTGCAGCCTATGAGACACGTTTAACGTACCGTAACGCCACAGAACACGACTAGGATTTAACTAGAGCCAGGACCGTTTCCCTGACTTAGTCAAGTCGCGTCGTCGTAAACATAAAATACATTATTCTCACCTTCCTGAAGCTCTGGGAGCCTCGAGACTCCACCACCCTGAGGACCCTGCGCAGCTGGTGGGCTCCCTGGGCCAGgtgcctgacagacagacagacagacagacagacgcaacAATGAAACAAGTCAAATAGCTGAGCTGAGGGTTATTCAGAGCGGTTCCACCTAAGCATAAATGAGTGGAGCTCAATCGTGCCACTACAAGCAATAACTCTGTCCTATCTGAGGTGCAATACTGACACCTACTGGTCAAAAGCAAAAGTGCCATTCGCTGTTGCTGAAATCACAATGCACTGTTCCAGAGCGGAAGAGGGGAAGCCTCCACCATCTTTGACTGCTCTACTGGGCCATTGACTCACCCCCTATGCAGCAGGCACAGGTATGCACTCTGTAGAGCCGCCTGCTGGAAGAAGCCCAGGTCAATGTCCAGTGGTAGAGGGACCAAACCGGTCTTAGCTGCTTTAGAACTAGGGTTGACCACCATCTGCTAACACAACAGTAAAAACTTCAGATAAAGTAAACACATACACCAAGTAGTTTTGTGCTGCTTTTCATCAGGAAATAACATGTATTATCTGCAATGGGGGTAGAAACAcccaaggaaaacacacacacaccttgtcgaGTTCTTGCAGGTAAACGAGAGAGGTGTCACAGGCCCTCAGGTAGCAGGAAAgacattcctcctctctctcagacagACGGACACGGGAGGCAGCTGACACTGCCTGGTGGTCCAGGGACAGAcctgagagatagggagagagggagatcgaaagagagtcagacagaaagagagagacagcaagagagagagagagagaaaaataaataaataaagttttTTAGTTAGGTGATGCATTTGACACTGAAAACAAATACTGTTGCTGGTAGGAAGACGCCAGTTTGTTTAGTATGGATAATGTGACATTTCGAGACAGTCAGTAGATGGCTGGAGGGGGAATGTGGTTATTGGCATAAATAAATAGAGTGAGAGGAGACCTCCAGGACTGCAGGGCGGTAGGGACGACAAGACCAGACGCCAGCCTTAATCAAATAAGGAGCAGCTGCCAATAGACAATATCTCATCTAACAAATATTCCTATCGCATAACATTCCCTAAACAATATCATGGAAACTTTGTAAAGATGCTGAGAAACTATGCAATGTCAAACCCTTTACATAGTTGAGTGATTCCCATCAGGTCTTCTCTCTCTTAAGCAATCTTTATTTTGAACATATTGGCTTGACTCTAGTATTGTTCTTACATTACTTATAGTCCATGATGGTTTATTAAATGGTAGACCTCAACAAGGCTATTTCATGAATTATTCCCTTCAATTTAAGCAGCAGACACTGTGATGACGTCAATGTGTCAATGGCCAGGAAGCAATGACTCTTTGAATGTAATGAATCTCATGATGATGAGTGATACTTATCAAACACAATTACCCAGACATGGACCAGCAGTGTGCTGTGACAATGGACAATGCCCTCTGTTtaactgtgtgcgtgcgtgttgcgTGTGCAAGTGGAAACCATCCTCACCACAAATTCTGATGACAGATACTCACTACCCTAGGAACAAAATCTGATTAGTTCCAGTCCAACTATATATAAAGGGTtccctagagcagtgtttcccaactccggtcctcaAGTACCCACAACCATACACATTGTTGTTGTATACCCGTACAAACACCTCATTCAACTCATCTTACAGTATTTCGCAAATTCGGTCCtcaggaccccaaggggtgcaagATCTAGATTTTGCCCTAACACTGCACAGCTGATTCTAATAATTAAAGATGAACGATTacttgattatttgaatcagctgtgtagtgctaggggaaAAAACTAACAGTTCACCCCTTGGAGTCGCGAAGACTGAGTTGCGGAAACACTgccaagggcttgatgattagttgacaagttgaatccgGTGTGCTTGTCTGGGGCtacaaaaaaaaatgtgtatACTGTTGGGGGTACCCGAGGACTGGAGATGGTAAACACTGCTCTAGAGACAGCTTTATTGAATTACTTAGACTAAATTCTGAATAGGCTCCCATTATATTTGTAACCACTGCTGAAACCAGGAACTGATTTGGTTTGTGGAACAAACAGACACGAAAACACACAAATAACATGaactatcctgttgcctagtcactttacccctaactATATGTGTTGTAAATATTTGTCTCAAATTCCTCgtatacctccacattgactcaggactggtaccccatgtacagtggggcaaaaaagtatttagtcagccaccaattgtgcaagttctcccactt
The Oncorhynchus nerka isolate Pitt River linkage group LG28, Oner_Uvic_2.0, whole genome shotgun sequence genome window above contains:
- the LOC115113333 gene encoding tetratricopeptide repeat protein 7A-like isoform X4; amino-acid sequence: MATSRVSFSQYRLEAEIDRYRAECQWDKIPPIVEQLVAARFHEDDDYGTLLLAEALLEECLQDNLSLLRNATPLTDINQPKLSRSKGYLNSILSRGQLVPRHLNEALLLMAKIHYVQGCYHDAQGMCARVGIDELTGDEQPLYHLRLLAEAFVIKGLSLDHQAVSAASRVRLSEREEECLSCYLRACDTSLVYLQELDKQMVVNPSSKAAKTGLVPLPLDIDLGFFQQAALQSAYLCLLHRGHLAQGAHQLRRVLRVVESRGSQSFRKAAARKLAEVLLSSVSEDSYWAPMSLPPSAWLQREGNAGPKDAMYPSPKPPQRYSTDSVFCPQDVVEEAVLLLLITESTASGDAVISRAPDHREERETSLQDATSVYDLLSIGMARRGQYAMLSECLERAMKFSFNEFHLWHQLGLSLMACGKGVGAVSVLKECARMRPEDPSLPMLAAKVCIGQLHWLEEAEALSQSVVSMGEEAAEFLSRAYLTVGLCCSLQASDATLKADRDGFNRRALQNLHKAHALDPHDAKIALYLSLQLALVRQVAAAMDPLQVALSLRGDDLHSLHLLTLLLSAQKHHQHALETLTLALSQHPENFNLLFTKVKLEEALYGPGVALQTCQDMLQLWQSRYDFTRTSEGDDSSSIHPPEPLPLNRKPSGLHLTLPDFQDSETGSQSGPSIALSRLEHAMSEVSAISSAHKQGPTYIWTTLERIWLQAGELFMAEGRVKEAQFCVQEAAVLFPNSHSVLLLRGRLAELKGNQDEAKGLYDEALAIHPNGHRILLHLGQLLVRCGRVGLGEKVLRDAVQAQSTSHEAWSGLGEALQSQGSSQAPDCFLTALELESSCPIRPFTIIPREL